One region of Babylonia areolata isolate BAREFJ2019XMU chromosome 29, ASM4173473v1, whole genome shotgun sequence genomic DNA includes:
- the LOC143274989 gene encoding uncharacterized protein LOC143274989, with product MSTTRDTIFLLRSTWHSLDNTTRSDLRNVTAGFSDSTGSEIAKLLWRTIPVIFLVFGTFGNMMTVVVMRGMRSSQSTACLSLYFTALAVSDQFELLTSTIFFLAHKGFSWPPSYFKLSLSCSVPYFVWNMSAITSAWFLVAMTYQRVISVIAPHRVGILCTMRRGKIIVAIITFLSFAMNVQVFFTWTYRPDYGECYYRPEYFEAVKVYFNFQVWAFYSILPFLFLVIGNSILIWQVIKSSQISLKMRGKVDQQSTSKSGKIHSMSVTLIVISVVYLVFTLPDCIYDTFFEAQHYEISDGMSELVKTIVTLGWIFVTASNFYLYLLSGRKFRQETKRYLFCQDTDRAK from the coding sequence ATGTCTACCACACGTGATACAATCTTTCTGTTACGATCAACATGGCATTCTCTTGACAACACAACACGTTCAGACTTGAGAAATGTTACAGCGGGATTTTCTGATTCCACTGGGAGTGAAATCGCCAAGTTGCTGTGGAGAACAATACCAGTAATATTTCTGGTCTTTGGGACTTTCGGAAatatgatgacagtggtggtgatgcgagggatgcggtcttcacagtccactgcctgtttatctttgtacttcactgcactggccGTGTCTGATCAGTTTGAACTCTTGACGTCTACGATTTTCTTCTTGGCACATAAGGGATTTTCTTGGCCTCCATCCTATTTCAAATTAAGTCTTTCGTGCTCAGTTCCGTATTTTGTGTGGAATATGAGTGCCATAACTTCAGCATGGTTTTTAGTAGCAATGACATATCAGCGAGTGATATCAGTGATCGCACCACACCGTGTTGGGATTCTGTGCACCATGAGGAGAGGGAAAATCATTGTGGCCATCATCACTTTTCTTAGCTTTGCAATGAACGTACAAGTTTTCTTCACTTGGACTTACAGACCAGACTATGGGGAATGTTACTACCGACCGGAGTACTTTGAGGCCGTCAAAGTATATTTCAATTTCCAAGTCTGGGCATTTTATTCGATTCttccgtttctttttcttgtcattgGAAACTCAATTCTCATATGGCAAGTTATCAAATCTTCGCAGATTTCTCTGAAAATGAGAGGGAAGGTTGATCAGCAGTCAACGTCAAAAAGTGGTAAAATTCATTCCATGTCTGTCACCCTGATTGTCATATCAGTTGTATACTTGGTGTTCACTCTTCCAGATTGTATCTATGACACATTTTTTGAGGCGCAGCATTACGAGATTTCTGATGGTATGTCGGAATTAGTTAAGACCATTGTTACCCTTGGCTGGATATTTGTTACAGCATCCAATTTTTACTTGTATCTGCTAAGTGGCAGAAAATTCAGACAGGAAACGAAACGGTATCTATTCTGTCAAGACACCGATCGTGCGAAGTGA